One Streptomyces mobaraensis NBRC 13819 = DSM 40847 DNA segment encodes these proteins:
- a CDS encoding response regulator transcription factor: MARVVIVEDDDTIGDRLTAMLRAQGYESEWCPDGAAALARAAREPAELVLLDLGLPDVDGFELCRRLRERLPGAVLVVLTARTGEMDVVEALESGADDYLTKPFRLAELQARIAAHLRRASPGGRGAGDAVRIRHGALLIDLAARRCLTPVGEVELRPKEFDLLARLAASVGQAVSREDLMSDVWDENWFGATKTLDVHVAALRRKLGERVRITTLRHFGYRLEPPPGH, encoded by the coding sequence ATGGCACGCGTCGTGATCGTCGAGGACGACGACACCATCGGGGACAGGCTCACCGCGATGCTGCGCGCCCAGGGGTACGAGAGCGAGTGGTGTCCCGACGGTGCGGCCGCGCTCGCCCGGGCCGCCCGGGAGCCCGCCGAACTGGTGCTGCTGGACCTGGGGCTGCCGGACGTCGACGGGTTCGAGCTGTGCCGTCGCCTGCGGGAGCGGCTTCCCGGTGCGGTGCTGGTGGTGCTGACGGCCCGGACCGGGGAGATGGACGTCGTCGAGGCCCTGGAGTCGGGTGCGGACGACTATCTGACGAAGCCGTTCCGGCTCGCCGAGCTCCAGGCACGGATCGCGGCCCATCTGCGGCGCGCCTCACCCGGCGGTCGCGGTGCGGGCGACGCCGTACGGATCCGCCACGGTGCCCTGCTGATCGATCTCGCCGCCCGGCGCTGTCTCACCCCGGTGGGGGAGGTGGAGCTGCGGCCGAAGGAGTTCGACCTCCTCGCCCGGCTGGCCGCCTCCGTCGGGCAGGCGGTCAGCCGGGAAGATCTGATGAGTGATGTGTGGGACGAGAACTGGTTCGGCGCCACCAAGACCTTGGACGTCCACGTGGCCGCGTTGCGCCGCAAGCTCGGTGAGAGGGTGCGGATCACGACGCTGCGGCACTTCGGATACCGGCTCGAACCGCCGCCGGGGCACTGA
- a CDS encoding helix-turn-helix domain-containing protein has translation MDAAQQEATARARELQRSWYGEPLGALFRRLIDDLGLNQARLASVLGLSAPMLSQLMSGQRAKIGNPAVVQRVQALQELSHQVADGSVSAAEAAERMEEVKRSSGGSVLNSTQTTASSGAPTVKRVVREIQSLLRSVAAAGDIIEAAGTLAPTHPELAEFLRVYGAGRTAEAVAHYEAHQS, from the coding sequence ATGGACGCAGCACAGCAGGAAGCCACCGCCCGCGCACGTGAGCTGCAGCGGAGCTGGTACGGGGAGCCGCTGGGGGCGCTCTTCCGCCGGCTGATCGACGATCTCGGTCTCAACCAGGCGCGGCTCGCCTCCGTCCTGGGCCTTTCGGCCCCCATGCTCTCGCAGTTGATGAGCGGTCAGCGGGCGAAGATCGGCAACCCGGCGGTGGTGCAGCGCGTCCAGGCCCTCCAGGAGCTCTCCCACCAGGTGGCCGACGGCAGCGTGAGCGCCGCGGAGGCCGCGGAGCGGATGGAGGAGGTCAAGCGGAGTTCCGGCGGGTCGGTCCTCAACTCCACGCAGACCACCGCCAGCAGCGGCGCCCCGACCGTCAAGCGGGTGGTGCGCGAGATCCAGTCGCTGCTGCGGTCGGTGGCCGCCGCCGGCGACATCATCGAGGCGGCCGGCACGCTCGCCCCCACCCACCCCGAACTGGCCGAGTTCCTGCGCGTCTACGGCGCCGGCCGGACCGCCGAGGCGGTCGCCCACTACGAGGCCCACCAGAGCTGA